The Candidatus Margulisiibacteriota bacterium genome contains the following window.
TCCGGCCTTTAAGGTTTTCGATCCGCAATTGTTCGATCGCCCAATTGACCGCTTCATAATCTTCGGCCGATTCGAAGGCAAACCGCTCCAGGTACGGCAATCGCCCCATCATGACCATATCCTCAACGGTGAACCCCTCGACCGGCTCCATGATCTGCGGCACAAAGGCAACTTTCCGGGCCAGCTCCCGGCGGTCAAGGTGCTCGACCAACTGGCTGCCGATCGCCAAACTCCCGGCAAACGGCTTGAGGACCCCAGAGATCGTCCGGAGCATGGTCGTTTTACCGCAGCCGTTCGGCCCGACGATACCAACGAATTCCCCGTCTTTGACCTCGAAGGTCAATTCCCGGCTGACCGGTTTTTTCCGGTCGTAACCGCAAGTTAGTTTTTCAACCTGCAGAGCGGTCATCGCTCACCCCGGCGCCGGCGGCGCAACAAGTAAAGAAAGAAAGGAGAACCAACCAAAGCCATGACCACGCCGATCGGAACTTCCTGCGGCGCGATCACGGTCCGGGCAAGCGCGTCGGCCACAACCATGAGAAGCATCCCGGTCAGGATCGAGAGCGGGATCAAAAAACGGTGGTTCGAACCGACCAGCAGACGGATAAAATGCGGCACGATCAATCCGACAAAACCGATCAGGCCGGAGACGGAAACGGCCGCCGCCGTCATTAAAGAGGCGGCCGCGATCAGGATAAATTTTACCCGCTCAACGTCGACCCCCAGGGTCAGGGCCATCTCTTCTCCCAGGAGAAAAGCGTTCAGCTCTTTGGAAAAGAAGTAAGCGATCCCACCGCCGATCAAGGCGTACGGGATCACGGTATAAACCTGGGTCCAGCTGGCCGAAGAAAGGCTCCCCAGGAGCCAGAAGTAGATCGAGGCGAGATTCCCGGTCAATATAATGATAAGGGCGAGGATCGCGGCACAAAAAGACGACAAAGCGACGCCGGCCAAGACCAATGTTTCCGGCGCGGTCCGGCCGCTGACTTTGGACAATTGGTAGACCAGCACGACTGCCGCCAGAGAAAAAAGAAAGGCGAGCGCCGGGACCGAGCTCATACCGAACATAACGACGCCGACCCCGAAAGCAATGGCAATAGCGGCGCCGATCGCCCCACCGGCCGAAACGCCTAAAATGTAAGGATCGGCCAGCGGATTACGCAAAACTCCCTGGAGAACGACACCGGAAACGGAGAGAAGCATCCCGACCAAAGCGGCCAAAATAACGCGAGGGAAACGGATCTGCCAGAAAATCTCGCTGTTAAAAAGCTGGGCGGGATCGATCACGGCCGAGCCTAAATAAAAAGAGACCCCGATCGCCGCCGCCAGTAACAAAAATACGACGACAGTCGCGGCCGCCGCTTGGTCCTTGTTCAACACTCTTTTCATAATCTTATTGCCCTCACCCGCCTCACCGCCTAAAGGCGGATTCGGCACCCTCTCCCAAAGGGAGAAGGTAAAATACTAGCACACTACCACTTGGGGGGGTAGAGATAATCAGCGACTATTTTGGCCGCGGTGGCGATCCGGGGACCCGGCCGCGAAACCAAAGCGGCATCCATAAACAACAAGCGGTGTTTACGGACCGCCGACAGCCTCTGCCAACGACTGTCGCTCTCCACTTGCTCTTTCTTGACCAAACCTTCGGGAATAATGATCACCGCCGGATCGATTTGGACTAGCTTCTCAAAACTGAACTGGGGATATGCCGACTTGCTGTGAGCGGCGATATTCTCCGCCCCGGCCCAAACCAGGTAGTCATTGATAAAATTATTGCCGCCGACAACGATCAGCGGATCGTAACCGACGATCATGATAACTTTTTTCTTCGGCCGGCCAGAACTATTCTGTTTTATCGCCAAGATCTCCCGGCGCATTTTAGCAAGGAGCGCGGCCGCTTCCCGGGTCTGTCCGGTCACTTTGCCGATCTCGTCGATCCCGGCCAGGACCTCCGGCGCGGTCCGTAAATTCAGCGAAAAAACGGGCAGGCCGTAATCGACCAGCTTCTTGATCTCCCCTTTCTGGGCGTCTTCCTGCATGAAGACGATATCGGGCTTGAGCGAAGCAACCTTCTCCAGACTGATCGTGTAGCCGCCAATCTTTTCTTTGAGCTTGGCCGGGGCCGGATAATCGCAGTTATTGGTCACGCCGATCACTTTGGCCTCTAACTTGAGGGCAAAAATAATTTCCGTCAGAGCGGGGGTGCAAGAAACGATCCGATTGGGATATTGGAGAGAATTAACCGGCAGGCAAAGAACAAGGCAAAGAGTGAGGCAGAGGCCAAGGTTTTTCACTGAATCCCCATACCAGCCAGAGTTTCCCTGGAGGCTAAAACCCGCCGCCCTTTCCCTTCTCCCTCCGGCGCGCTGACGATCCCGGCCGCCTGGAGTTCG
Protein-coding sequences here:
- a CDS encoding ABC transporter ATP-binding protein, producing MTALQVEKLTCGYDRKKPVSRELTFEVKDGEFVGIVGPNGCGKTTMLRTISGVLKPFAGSLAIGSQLVEHLDRRELARKVAFVPQIMEPVEGFTVEDMVMMGRLPYLERFAFESAEDYEAVNWAIEQLRIENLKGRMIDELSGGEFQRVMIARALAQEPKLLLLDEPTSHLDIRYQVKICKLMRRLRSHCSLLATFHDLNLASRFCTRLILMSRGEIVADGAPADVVTAENIWKVYRIKVDVKKSSKNDKVRYVLLP
- a CDS encoding iron ABC transporter permease, with the protein product MKRVLNKDQAAAATVVVFLLLAAAIGVSFYLGSAVIDPAQLFNSEIFWQIRFPRVILAALVGMLLSVSGVVLQGVLRNPLADPYILGVSAGGAIGAAIAIAFGVGVVMFGMSSVPALAFLFSLAAVVLVYQLSKVSGRTAPETLVLAGVALSSFCAAILALIIILTGNLASIYFWLLGSLSSASWTQVYTVIPYALIGGGIAYFFSKELNAFLLGEEMALTLGVDVERVKFILIAAASLMTAAAVSVSGLIGFVGLIVPHFIRLLVGSNHRFLIPLSILTGMLLMVVADALARTVIAPQEVPIGVVMALVGSPFFLYLLRRRRRGER
- a CDS encoding helical backbone metal receptor, producing the protein MKNLGLCLTLCLVLCLPVNSLQYPNRIVSCTPALTEIIFALKLEAKVIGVTNNCDYPAPAKLKEKIGGYTISLEKVASLKPDIVFMQEDAQKGEIKKLVDYGLPVFSLNLRTAPEVLAGIDEIGKVTGQTREAAALLAKMRREILAIKQNSSGRPKKKVIMIVGYDPLIVVGGNNFINDYLVWAGAENIAAHSKSAYPQFSFEKLVQIDPAVIIIPEGLVKKEQVESDSRWQRLSAVRKHRLLFMDAALVSRPGPRIATAAKIVADYLYPPKW